A part of Hydrogenobacter sp. T-8 genomic DNA contains:
- a CDS encoding alpha-ketoacid dehydrogenase subunit beta translates to MLYRDALNLALDYAMEHDPRVVVLGEDVGFYGGNYKVTDGLYVKYGPKRVIDTPIAENSIVGTAIGMALMGLRPVAEIMTVNFAMLAMDQFVNQMAKLRYMSGGKLFLPLVVRMPQGVAKQLASQHSQSLEHFFASVPGLYVFCASDSISAYHGLLHAIRMDDPVVFLEHVLLYGMDFPFEYVKNFDPFKARILKEGKDITVVSYLKMVHDTLKACEWLEERDGISCEVIDLISLRPIDFETIYESVRKTHRLVVVYEAPKTLGLGAELSARVCEELFYYLDAPPLRIAGEEVPIPYNRKLELMAIPTPEKIYERILSWSKSHGL, encoded by the coding sequence ATGTTATACCGTGATGCTTTAAACTTAGCCCTCGACTATGCTATGGAACATGACCCAAGGGTAGTAGTCCTTGGGGAGGATGTGGGCTTTTACGGGGGCAACTACAAGGTGACCGATGGTCTTTATGTGAAGTATGGACCAAAGAGGGTAATAGATACACCCATAGCGGAAAACTCCATAGTGGGCACTGCCATAGGTATGGCTCTTATGGGACTCAGACCAGTGGCGGAGATAATGACCGTAAACTTTGCCATGCTGGCTATGGACCAGTTTGTAAACCAGATGGCAAAGCTAAGATACATGAGCGGTGGAAAGCTCTTTCTCCCTCTTGTGGTGCGTATGCCACAGGGTGTGGCAAAACAGCTCGCCTCACAGCACTCTCAAAGCCTGGAGCACTTCTTTGCCAGCGTGCCAGGGCTTTATGTCTTTTGTGCTTCGGACTCCATAAGTGCTTATCACGGACTTTTGCATGCCATAAGGATGGATGACCCTGTGGTCTTTCTGGAGCATGTGCTCCTGTATGGTATGGACTTTCCCTTTGAGTATGTGAAAAACTTTGACCCCTTTAAGGCAAGAATTCTAAAGGAAGGAAAAGACATAACGGTAGTCTCCTATCTTAAAATGGTTCATGACACCTTGAAGGCTTGTGAGTGGTTGGAGGAAAGAGACGGGATTTCCTGCGAAGTTATAGACCTTATCTCCCTCAGACCCATAGACTTTGAGACCATATATGAGTCTGTTAGAAAAACCCACAGGCTTGTGGTAGTTTACGAAGCGCCAAAAACTCTTGGTCTTGGTGCGGAGCTGTCAGCGAGGGTGTGCGAGGAGCTATTTTACTACCTTGATGCACCACCTCTTAGGATAGCTGGAGAGGAAGTTCCCATACCTTACAACAGAAAACTTGAGCTAATGGCTATACCCACACCCGAGAAGATATATGAGCGTATACTTAGCTGGAGCAAAAGCCATGGACTATGA
- a CDS encoding DUF4388 domain-containing protein: MALTGDLKTFNFVDILQIIAKDRKSGILLVEWKDITVAYYVKDGEIIFARPVDRVFRVYAERDFDLLIEKLRISKENLFRTVQRFLIERLDMKEGVFSFTPGFVRYNSNYSVVYPVENIIMMASRTLTPEEVERKISDELILFEPVEGSEERLKRVELTPEERKVFSLVNGERTVYDIRKDSGLENLTVDRALYGFLALGVIKRKKKERKQKPSIALDLLMKIIERIREL, encoded by the coding sequence ATGGCTTTAACGGGAGACCTTAAAACTTTTAACTTTGTGGACATCCTCCAGATAATAGCCAAAGACCGAAAGAGCGGAATACTTCTCGTAGAATGGAAGGACATAACAGTAGCCTACTATGTGAAGGATGGGGAAATAATCTTTGCGCGTCCAGTTGACAGGGTTTTCAGAGTTTACGCAGAGAGGGACTTTGACCTTCTAATAGAAAAGCTCCGTATATCAAAGGAAAACCTTTTTAGAACAGTGCAGAGATTTCTGATTGAGAGGCTTGACATGAAAGAGGGTGTATTCTCTTTCACACCCGGTTTTGTTAGATACAACTCCAACTATTCAGTAGTCTATCCCGTGGAGAACATAATAATGATGGCTTCTCGGACCCTCACTCCAGAGGAAGTTGAAAGAAAGATATCCGATGAGCTGATCCTATTTGAACCCGTAGAAGGTTCTGAAGAAAGACTGAAGAGGGTAGAGCTCACTCCAGAGGAAAGGAAGGTTTTTTCTCTCGTGAATGGTGAAAGGACGGTATACGACATAAGGAAAGACTCTGGACTTGAAAACCTTACAGTAGACAGGGCTCTTTATGGATTTCTTGCCCTCGGAGTTATAAAAAGGAAGAAGAAAGAGAGAAAGCAAAAGCCTTCCATAGCCCTAGACCTTCTCATGAAGATAATAGAGAGGATACGGGAGCTGTGA
- a CDS encoding Fe-S-containing hydro-lyase, giving the protein MEKRIQTPLTDEVIQDLRAGDKVLITGYIYTARDAAHKRMVEALQRGEPLPIDVKGQVIYYVGPTPPKPGQVIGSAGPTTSIRMDKYVEDLLKLGLKGMIGKGYRSPQVRELLKKYKAVYFAAVGGVAVLLSKCIKSSEVVAYEDLGTEAIRRLYVEDFPVIVANDIYGGDVFEEGRRRFARIDL; this is encoded by the coding sequence ATGGAAAAGAGAATTCAAACACCACTAACTGACGAAGTCATCCAAGACCTAAGAGCAGGAGACAAAGTTCTCATTACAGGCTACATATATACCGCAAGGGACGCAGCGCACAAAAGGATGGTGGAAGCCCTTCAAAGAGGAGAGCCTTTACCCATAGATGTAAAGGGGCAGGTCATATACTATGTGGGTCCCACACCACCAAAGCCTGGGCAAGTTATAGGCTCTGCTGGTCCTACTACCTCTATAAGGATGGATAAGTATGTGGAAGACCTTCTAAAGCTGGGTCTAAAGGGTATGATAGGCAAGGGGTATAGGTCTCCTCAGGTAAGGGAGCTTTTGAAAAAGTATAAGGCGGTATACTTTGCAGCGGTGGGTGGTGTGGCGGTCTTGCTCTCTAAGTGTATAAAGTCCTCAGAGGTGGTCGCTTACGAAGATCTTGGCACAGAAGCCATAAGAAGACTATACGTGGAAGACTTTCCTGTAATAGTTGCCAACGATATATACGGAGGGGATGTGTTTGAAGAAGGAAGAAGAAGGTTTGCGAGGATAGACCTATAA
- the rpsI gene encoding 30S ribosomal protein S9, translated as MSLKLKDFKIGFDNAYYGTGRRKESVARVWLIRGTDKQIVKVKESGKEYPLKDYLQRETLYHKVLHPIRLTGLEGRFGIYATVSGGGISGQADAIMYGIAKALLKYNPDLRPTLKRAGLLRRDAREKERKKYGLMKARKAYRWSKR; from the coding sequence ATGAGCCTAAAGCTGAAGGACTTCAAAATAGGTTTTGACAACGCCTACTATGGCACTGGTAGAAGAAAGGAGAGCGTGGCAAGGGTTTGGCTCATAAGGGGCACAGACAAACAGATAGTAAAGGTCAAGGAAAGCGGAAAGGAATATCCTCTAAAGGACTATCTTCAGAGGGAAACCCTCTATCACAAGGTTTTACACCCCATAAGGCTCACTGGTCTTGAAGGAAGGTTTGGCATATACGCCACCGTGAGCGGTGGGGGTATAAGCGGTCAAGCGGACGCCATAATGTATGGAATTGCAAAGGCTCTCCTCAAATACAACCCAGACCTAAGACCTACCCTCAAGAGGGCAGGACTTCTCAGAAGGGATGCCAGGGAAAAGGAGAGGAAGAAATACGGTCTTATGAAGGCAAGAAAAGCCTACAGATGGAGCAAGAGATAA
- a CDS encoding dihydrolipoamide acetyltransferase family protein encodes MDYEVLMPQFSDTMERGKIVRWLKKEGDYVEKGEVIAEIEAEKAVMELQSFKRGTIKRILLSEGQEVEVGKPIAIMELGERIEKPKEEEKPKLEEKPKVEERKPPPPPKETEKKIELPPGFASPYARLLAKEKGIDLKELQQEGRLPSPTHAKDIEEFEKERYFTPKALELLREYELSLEELLKEFPNKKIDEDLLLAYVEQKGIPRRVPVSSVQKSLISNLSKSFVVPHYHIYEVFDLSLIPWDKEITLTHWLIKIVGDAMQFFERLRAVYREDHYLIYPNSNVGLAIAVGDELYNPVIKEVNRKSLREIAQEVRELRKRAEEGRLSLEDIRGATLTISNLGMFGIRAFDAVIPYGQVCIIAVGMQEGDGKTHMTFTFDHRVINGFHGALFVKHLKEKVLDKNYIKMLKKGA; translated from the coding sequence ATGGACTATGAGGTTTTGATGCCCCAGTTTTCAGACACGATGGAAAGGGGAAAGATAGTCCGTTGGCTTAAAAAGGAAGGAGACTATGTGGAAAAGGGTGAGGTCATAGCGGAGATAGAGGCGGAGAAGGCGGTTATGGAACTACAGAGCTTCAAAAGAGGCACTATAAAAAGGATACTCCTTTCAGAAGGTCAAGAGGTGGAGGTGGGAAAGCCCATAGCCATAATGGAGTTAGGAGAAAGGATAGAAAAGCCAAAGGAGGAAGAAAAGCCAAAATTGGAAGAAAAACCAAAGGTGGAAGAGAGGAAACCCCCTCCACCACCCAAGGAGACAGAGAAGAAGATTGAACTGCCACCTGGCTTTGCCTCTCCCTATGCAAGACTTTTGGCAAAGGAAAAGGGTATAGACCTAAAGGAGCTACAACAAGAGGGTAGGCTACCCTCCCCGACCCATGCAAAGGATATAGAGGAGTTTGAAAAAGAGAGATACTTTACACCAAAGGCACTGGAGCTCTTAAGGGAATATGAGCTTTCTCTTGAGGAGCTCCTCAAAGAATTTCCTAACAAAAAGATTGACGAAGACCTGCTTCTTGCCTATGTGGAACAGAAGGGTATTCCAAGAAGAGTCCCAGTGTCCTCTGTTCAAAAAAGCCTTATATCAAACCTCTCCAAAAGTTTTGTTGTCCCTCACTATCACATATACGAAGTCTTTGACCTTTCCCTTATCCCCTGGGACAAGGAGATAACCCTTACCCACTGGCTTATAAAGATAGTGGGCGATGCCATGCAGTTTTTTGAAAGGCTAAGAGCGGTATATAGAGAAGACCACTATTTGATTTACCCAAACTCCAACGTGGGACTTGCCATAGCAGTGGGAGATGAGCTATACAATCCTGTGATAAAGGAGGTAAACAGGAAGAGCCTAAGGGAGATAGCACAGGAGGTAAGAGAGCTAAGGAAAAGGGCAGAAGAGGGCAGGCTAAGCCTTGAAGATATAAGAGGTGCAACTTTAACCATATCTAACCTTGGCATGTTTGGAATTAGGGCTTTTGATGCGGTAATACCCTACGGACAGGTTTGCATAATAGCGGTAGGCATGCAAGAAGGCGACGGCAAAACCCATATGACCTTTACCTTTGACCATAGGGTTATAAACGGCTTTCATGGAGCTTTGTTTGTAAAGCACCTAAAGGAGAAGGTTTTAGACAAAAATTACATAAAGATGTTAAAGAAGGGAGCTTGA
- a CDS encoding lysylphosphatidylglycerol synthase domain-containing protein codes for MKKLLPFTLTLLFLAFLFYFVPFGDFLSSLKSIELKNLLFAFFLYSLSQLVRSIRWKLLLRNLSLYQVFLINSANILFNNLLPARTGELSWFYYAKRLGVNLSASLWSFFMGRLYDLLTLFFLLFLSFSVVNLYALLVSVLVLIFSLSLRLGYVLLPYRGRLGELKDFIKRELSFSLSFLLFLLSSLSHSLKFLALIVLLPIDSMDIYKGFLAFLGGELSSVLPLHSFMGFGTYEFAFGIPLKLLGESLREWLKMGFVFHSFLLLSSFLWGVPSALVLSRYRA; via the coding sequence TTGAAAAAACTCCTTCCCTTTACCCTTACCCTTCTTTTCCTTGCTTTCCTTTTTTACTTTGTCCCCTTTGGTGATTTTCTTTCGAGCCTAAAGAGCATTGAGCTTAAAAACCTGCTTTTTGCCTTTTTTCTATACAGCCTTAGCCAGTTGGTAAGGTCTATAAGATGGAAACTGCTTTTGAGAAACCTAAGCCTATATCAGGTTTTTCTCATAAACTCCGCTAACATACTCTTTAACAACCTTCTACCCGCAAGGACTGGAGAACTTAGTTGGTTTTATTATGCAAAAAGGCTTGGAGTTAACTTGAGTGCTTCCCTTTGGTCTTTCTTTATGGGGCGATTATATGACCTTCTTACCCTCTTTTTTCTGCTTTTTCTTAGCTTTTCTGTGGTTAATCTTTATGCACTTTTGGTTTCTGTGCTTGTTTTGATTTTCTCTTTGAGTTTAAGGTTAGGGTATGTGCTCCTGCCTTATAGAGGCAGGTTAGGTGAGTTAAAGGATTTTATCAAAAGGGAGCTCAGCTTTAGCTTGTCCTTTTTACTTTTTCTACTTTCCTCTCTGTCTCATAGCCTCAAGTTCTTAGCCTTGATTGTTTTACTGCCTATAGATAGCATGGACATATACAAGGGCTTCCTTGCCTTTCTTGGTGGTGAGCTTAGCTCTGTGCTTCCCCTTCATAGCTTTATGGGTTTTGGCACTTACGAGTTTGCCTTTGGAATTCCTCTTAAACTCTTGGGTGAGAGCCTAAGGGAGTGGCTCAAAATGGGCTTTGTCTTTCATAGCTTTTTGCTTTTGTCTTCCTTCCTTTGGGGTGTGCCTTCCGCACTTGTTTTAAGCAGATACAGAGCCTAA
- a CDS encoding FAD-dependent oxidoreductase, whose translation MYDYDVIILGGGLAYVGAELLWKAGLKTAIVEREQAHLGGVCLHEGCIPTKLYLFEARKLFELKNSPLISVKDISLNLKNLKEKKQKLTKTLRDQIEKLLKGVDFIYGYGELVEPHVVEVEGRRISGRYIILNTGKSYPQEPNGNDLLELEELPDSLKLAGDDPILLEFACIYALMGVSIEAYFEEKSLEFMHPSIKTRLLKSLKDLGVLFKPMPDTPPEAVYWLKKRVPNSQCIRLDLARDEKGHILVDRSYETSLRDHYAVGDINGIVELAHASRLQSFSVAQKLIKGKGFFTPPYKIPYVLYTQPLSYAKVGLTRKELEEKKVEFSERSVSLRAFAVGSIYHTEEGMAFLYFDKKGFLLGGELLSRDAGEIISLLTTSLFSELNLDMLSRLCLPHPTLAESLFLRLL comes from the coding sequence ATGTATGACTATGATGTGATAATTTTGGGAGGTGGGCTTGCCTATGTGGGTGCGGAGCTACTATGGAAAGCGGGCTTAAAGACCGCAATAGTGGAAAGGGAACAAGCTCATCTTGGTGGCGTCTGTCTTCATGAAGGGTGCATACCCACAAAGCTTTACCTTTTTGAGGCAAGAAAGCTCTTTGAGTTGAAAAACTCACCTTTGATATCTGTGAAAGACATTAGCCTAAACTTGAAAAACCTAAAGGAGAAAAAACAAAAGCTAACAAAAACACTAAGAGACCAGATAGAAAAACTACTAAAGGGTGTGGACTTTATCTACGGATACGGAGAGCTTGTAGAGCCACATGTGGTGGAGGTTGAAGGCAGAAGGATAAGTGGAAGATACATAATCCTTAACACAGGAAAGTCCTATCCTCAAGAACCCAACGGTAATGACCTTTTGGAACTGGAAGAGCTTCCAGACAGCCTAAAACTTGCAGGCGATGACCCAATACTTCTTGAGTTTGCATGCATATATGCCCTTATGGGCGTGTCCATTGAGGCTTACTTTGAGGAAAAAAGCCTTGAGTTTATGCACCCATCCATAAAGACAAGGCTTTTGAAGAGCCTAAAGGATTTGGGCGTGCTTTTTAAACCCATGCCTGACACACCACCAGAGGCTGTTTATTGGCTAAAAAAGAGAGTGCCTAACTCACAGTGTATAAGACTTGACCTTGCACGAGACGAGAAGGGGCACATATTGGTAGACAGGAGCTACGAGACCTCTCTAAGAGACCACTATGCGGTGGGGGACATAAACGGTATAGTGGAGCTTGCACACGCAAGCAGGCTTCAGTCTTTTTCGGTGGCACAAAAACTTATAAAAGGTAAGGGCTTTTTCACACCACCCTATAAGATACCCTACGTGCTATACACTCAACCTCTGTCTTACGCAAAGGTGGGTCTCACAAGAAAAGAGCTTGAGGAGAAAAAGGTAGAGTTTTCAGAAAGGAGCGTAAGCCTTAGAGCCTTTGCGGTAGGAAGTATATACCACACAGAAGAAGGTATGGCTTTTCTCTATTTTGACAAAAAGGGCTTTCTCCTTGGAGGTGAACTCCTATCAAGAGACGCAGGCGAGATAATATCTCTTCTAACAACAAGCCTCTTTTCAGAGCTAAACCTTGACATGCTCTCAAGGCTCTGCTTGCCACATCCTACACTGGCGGAAAGCCTCTTTTTAAGGCTTTTATGA
- the argC gene encoding N-acetyl-gamma-glutamyl-phosphate reductase, with product MEQEIRVCVYGATGYTGVELLRILLEHPYVKIVSLTSQSYAGKRLSEVFPSFLPTPLGSIALTNEPEEDFDIAFLCLPHETSLELVPELLKRGKRVIDLSGAYRIWDKGKYPKYYGFEHTHPELLDKAVYGLPEVFREHIKKAQLVANPGCYPTATLLALYPLIREGIEIDFIIVDALSGVSGAGRKTNQKFHYPEMEGDAFAYSVEKHRHTPEMEYVIQKVYGKDIKLRFTPQVIPAVRGMMAKVYTRCEELDFVSLYKETYEGEPFVFISQEPPHIKHVVGTNYCLLYLHYHRETSILEVISVIDNLGKGASSQAVQNFNLMMGFEETLALKGLADFP from the coding sequence ATGGAGCAAGAGATAAGGGTATGCGTTTATGGCGCGACAGGGTATACTGGAGTTGAGCTCTTAAGAATACTTTTGGAGCATCCATATGTTAAGATAGTTTCCTTAACCTCTCAATCTTACGCAGGGAAAAGGCTCTCTGAGGTCTTTCCTTCCTTTCTTCCTACTCCCTTGGGTTCTATAGCCCTAACCAATGAACCTGAAGAAGACTTTGACATAGCCTTTCTTTGCCTTCCTCATGAAACTTCCCTTGAGCTTGTGCCAGAGCTTCTCAAAAGGGGCAAAAGGGTTATAGACCTCTCTGGTGCATACAGGATTTGGGATAAGGGCAAGTATCCTAAGTATTATGGCTTTGAGCATACTCATCCGGAGCTTTTGGATAAGGCTGTCTATGGACTGCCAGAGGTCTTCAGGGAGCATATTAAAAAAGCCCAGCTTGTGGCAAACCCCGGCTGTTATCCCACCGCCACCCTGCTTGCTCTGTATCCGCTCATAAGAGAAGGTATTGAAATAGACTTTATTATCGTTGACGCCCTCTCTGGGGTTTCTGGTGCTGGTAGGAAAACAAATCAGAAGTTTCACTACCCAGAGATGGAAGGAGACGCCTTTGCCTATTCTGTGGAAAAGCACAGACATACTCCTGAGATGGAGTATGTTATTCAGAAGGTGTATGGTAAGGATATTAAGCTGAGGTTTACACCACAGGTGATACCTGCAGTGCGTGGAATGATGGCAAAGGTATATACAAGATGTGAAGAGCTGGACTTTGTTAGCCTTTATAAGGAAACATACGAAGGAGAGCCTTTCGTATTTATTTCTCAAGAGCCTCCACACATTAAACACGTGGTAGGCACTAACTATTGCCTTTTATACCTACACTACCACAGAGAAACCTCCATACTTGAAGTTATAAGCGTTATAGATAACTTGGGCAAAGGTGCATCTTCTCAAGCGGTGCAGAACTTTAACCTTATGATGGGATTTGAGGAAACTTTAGCACTAAAGGGGCTTGCGGACTTTCCCTAA
- a CDS encoding permease — MRLLEKFFLSLYDYTLDILPFFLIAVLITSLLQGFTKLSWLRVFLKNKRIAPIYTGFLGGLLPLCSCSMLPVANLISSMSRSYAPVLSFLIVAPVVSPVTLILTYGYFGLPMTALRLFGTLGFALLFAYTADLFFKKPSSLPLSFGGASQSGWRSFGTHFKDNLLGIGKYLLLGIVIASLIKTLIPPELIRPIAGSFLSYLLVSFTSIPIYVCSGEEVPIAKALRDIGFSSGASLTFMLGGTGTCMPTIIATLKFLPKGLVVAYVIFWVIFSITMGVVYDIFLWKF, encoded by the coding sequence ATGAGGCTTTTGGAGAAGTTTTTCCTTTCTCTGTATGACTACACTCTGGATATACTTCCTTTCTTTTTAATTGCGGTCCTTATTACCTCTCTCCTGCAAGGCTTTACAAAACTCAGCTGGCTTAGGGTCTTCCTAAAGAATAAGAGAATTGCACCCATATACACGGGGTTTCTGGGTGGGCTTTTGCCTCTTTGCTCTTGCTCCATGCTTCCTGTGGCAAACCTCATAAGTAGCATGTCAAGGAGCTATGCACCCGTCCTCTCCTTTCTCATCGTGGCTCCGGTGGTATCTCCAGTAACATTAATACTTACCTATGGATATTTCGGTCTTCCCATGACTGCCCTTAGACTGTTTGGCACCTTAGGCTTTGCCTTGCTTTTTGCCTATACAGCGGACCTCTTTTTCAAAAAGCCCAGTAGTCTACCTCTTTCCTTTGGGGGTGCAAGCCAAAGCGGATGGAGGTCCTTTGGCACACACTTCAAGGACAACCTCCTTGGAATAGGTAAATACCTTCTTCTTGGTATAGTCATAGCCTCTCTCATAAAGACCCTCATACCACCGGAGCTCATAAGACCCATAGCAGGAAGTTTTCTCTCCTATCTTTTGGTCTCCTTTACATCTATACCCATATACGTGTGTTCTGGTGAAGAAGTTCCCATAGCCAAGGCTCTAAGAGATATAGGCTTTAGCTCGGGAGCGTCCCTTACCTTCATGCTTGGTGGCACGGGCACATGCATGCCTACAATAATTGCAACTCTTAAGTTTCTGCCAAAGGGTTTAGTGGTTGCCTATGTGATTTTTTGGGTCATCTTTTCTATAACTATGGGTGTTGTTTACGATATATTTCTATGGAAATTTTAG
- a CDS encoding FAD/NAD(P)-binding protein yields MRYDVAIVGGGASGLSCALTLVSARGRGWQWAEGRRYIVFDIDGSDLRKAFLRNVPGLDTMLGTELLQKIREQIDQWGGVDFLQEEVKSIQKKEEGFELRTTSGKSFTADYVVLAGGFHSFNIEGLQVEVVENPKSPKPGRVMIKHKDFEVDKNLFVTGTLAGLSSHFTSCAGSGVEVAIEILSRFAGKRIVIHDVPEKD; encoded by the coding sequence GTGAGGTACGATGTGGCTATTGTAGGTGGTGGAGCAAGTGGTCTTTCTTGTGCTTTGACCTTAGTATCCGCAAGGGGTAGAGGTTGGCAATGGGCAGAAGGCAGAAGGTATATAGTTTTTGACATAGATGGCTCTGATCTGAGAAAAGCCTTTCTCAGAAACGTGCCGGGCTTGGATACTATGCTTGGCACAGAGCTTTTGCAAAAGATAAGGGAGCAGATAGATCAGTGGGGTGGTGTGGACTTTTTGCAGGAAGAGGTAAAGAGCATACAGAAAAAGGAAGAGGGATTTGAACTTCGGACTACCTCTGGTAAGAGCTTTACCGCAGACTATGTGGTTTTGGCAGGTGGCTTTCATTCTTTTAACATAGAAGGTCTGCAGGTAGAGGTGGTGGAAAACCCTAAATCCCCAAAGCCCGGTAGGGTTATGATAAAGCACAAGGACTTTGAAGTAGACAAAAACCTCTTTGTAACTGGAACTCTTGCTGGGCTTTCCTCTCACTTTACCTCTTGTGCTGGCTCTGGCGTTGAAGTTGCCATAGAGATACTCTCAAGGTTTGCAGGCAAAAGGATAGTTATACACGACGTGCCAGAAAAGGATTGA
- a CDS encoding phosphatidylglycerophosphatase A family protein, with translation MWQELIATGFYIGRFRYAPGTVGTLLGVPLVYLLVYKWWLTLLFGLLLYAVAVWSANYMVELTRDKDPEEVVIDEVLGYFFSFLLIEPTLKTIAVAFITFRMLDIVKPFPIKLFERLPKGHGVVADDVVAGIMNAVILYFLFG, from the coding sequence ATGTGGCAGGAGTTAATCGCCACGGGCTTTTACATTGGAAGGTTTAGGTATGCACCGGGCACTGTAGGAACTCTTCTTGGTGTCCCTCTTGTTTATCTGCTTGTTTACAAGTGGTGGCTTACCTTACTGTTTGGGCTTTTGCTGTATGCGGTTGCGGTCTGGTCTGCCAACTACATGGTAGAGCTAACAAGAGATAAAGACCCAGAGGAGGTGGTGATAGACGAGGTATTAGGCTACTTTTTCTCCTTCCTCCTTATTGAACCTACCCTAAAGACCATAGCGGTTGCCTTTATAACCTTTAGGATGTTGGACATAGTAAAGCCTTTTCCTATAAAACTCTTTGAAAGACTGCCAAAGGGTCATGGTGTAGTGGCGGACGATGTGGTCGCAGGTATTATGAACGCAGTCATACTGTATTTCCTTTTTGGCTAA
- a CDS encoding GTP-binding protein: MRTIKKIKIVIAGPFAAGKTQFINTVSEIKTVKTERKTQAVGEKNVKEYTTVAMDFGKIRIDDEHELYLFGTPGQSRFDFMWEILGEGALGIIILVDSTDPSTFHEARRIINFFQSRFPVPMVVGANKQDLPNAWPPEDVASVLDISEDEGIPVLPVSAVDKESVKRVLLALLEIIKEELSA, translated from the coding sequence ATGAGGACTATAAAGAAAATAAAGATAGTAATTGCTGGACCCTTTGCGGCGGGCAAGACGCAGTTTATAAATACAGTTAGTGAAATAAAAACCGTCAAAACAGAACGAAAAACACAGGCGGTTGGTGAAAAGAACGTGAAAGAATACACCACCGTTGCTATGGACTTTGGAAAGATTCGCATAGACGATGAGCACGAGCTGTATCTTTTTGGCACGCCGGGTCAGTCAAGGTTTGACTTCATGTGGGAGATACTGGGTGAGGGTGCTCTTGGGATAATAATACTTGTAGACAGCACAGACCCTTCCACCTTCCATGAGGCGAGAAGGATAATAAACTTCTTCCAATCGCGCTTTCCAGTTCCCATGGTGGTAGGTGCTAACAAACAGGACCTACCGAATGCGTGGCCACCAGAAGATGTGGCCTCTGTCCTTGATATAAGTGAGGATGAAGGTATACCAGTATTGCCTGTCTCTGCCGTTGACAAAGAGAGCGTCAAGCGGGTACTTCTTGCCCTGCTTGAGATAATAAAAGAAGAGCTATCCGCTTAG
- a CDS encoding roadblock/LC7 domain-containing protein → MDRYTQVLQELIRNTGLEGASLVSADGLPIASVLKPGMEEDRIAAMSAAILSLGERVSEELAKGNLEQITIKGHDGYVILTGVGKDAVMVVLADNNAKLGLLLMEIRKSQDKLKGML, encoded by the coding sequence ATGGATAGATATACTCAGGTTTTACAGGAACTGATAAGAAACACAGGTTTAGAGGGTGCATCCCTGGTGTCCGCAGATGGATTGCCCATAGCATCGGTCCTCAAACCGGGCATGGAGGAGGACCGAATAGCGGCGATGAGTGCCGCAATACTCTCCTTGGGTGAAAGGGTCTCCGAAGAGCTGGCAAAGGGTAATCTGGAACAGATAACCATTAAAGGACACGATGGATATGTTATCCTGACGGGAGTGGGAAAGGACGCGGTTATGGTGGTTCTTGCGGACAACAACGCCAAGCTGGGTCTCCTGCTCATGGAGATAAGGAAATCTCAGGATAAACTCAAAGGGATGTTATAA